The Bacillota bacterium genome contains the following window.
TAAGGCCCATCTCTAAACGGACTTCTTTCGGCAGACCGATCCCCGCCCCAATGTCCTTGGCGGTACGTGGCGGCTGCCGGAGGATCATATCATGGGCGGTGGTGTGGCCTGGGATTTTCGGGTCGAACCCACTGCGGTCCAACTTGAAGTTGCCTTGGAAACTTTGCAGGTCCCTATGCAGCTTCGTCATGTCCTGTACGATAGGTGTCTTGTTGTTGTGCATGCTACCTTCTTCTCCTTTGTATAGTCGTGGCCCTAAGGCCCAGGGAAAACAAGATCACGGTATTAGGATACCTGTTTCCATCCCGACTATACGGTTGTTCAGGAGAGAAAGGGAAAAGGTGTTACTGGTCTGCCCCTTGGGCCGACTGCTTCCTACGTCTTTTGAGGGCACCGAGCAGAAACTCCAACTCCTCCATGCGAAAAAGCAGTAAGAACAGCCCGTAAACACCCACACCCACCAGCATCGGCAGACACACCTGGAGCACCTTCCCCCGGACCGTACCTACGGAAACCCAGTTGCCCACCCAGTTGCTGGTCCCATAGACCACCAAACCCATGACAAGGGAAGCAACGATGGACTTGAGCACACTGCTCCCAATCCGGGTACCGTCGATACTACCGAGCCTTTGGCGAAGCAGGAAGAGATATACGACGAAGTTGATGGTGGTGGCCACGGTGGAGGCCAAGGCCAAACCGCCGTGCTCAAGCCCGGTCCAACGTAGGAAGATCAGACTTAAACCCGTATTCACAACAATCGACAAAATCCCGATCTTCACCGGCACCTGGGGTTCGTAAAGGGCATAGAACATCTTACTGGTCAGCTGAATCCCCGAAAGGGCCGGCAGGGACAAGGCATAGAAAAACAGGGCGAAGGCCGTGGCCTGGGTGTCCTGAGGGGTAAACTCACCGGTCTCAAAAAGCAAACGCACGATGGGCTCCCCGAGGACAAAAAGTCCCACCGCTGCGGGGATGGTGATGATGAGCACCGTACGTAATCCCAAAGAGTAGGTGCGTTTCAGCTCACCGCGGGCCTCGGTGGCCGCAAGGCGCGTAAGCAAGGGAAAGATAGCGGTGGAGATCCCCATGGCAAAAACCCCCAAGGGAAACTGCATAAGCCGGTTGGCCAGCCGCAAAGCGGTGATACTCCCCTCCACTAGCCCCGAGGCGAGGTTCTGACCAATCATCAGGTTTAGCTGGTTTACCGATAGACCGATCATGGCCGGGAACATCAAAATCCCAATCTGGCGAATTCCCGGATGGCGCAGATCCAGATTCGGGCGATAAGCCCGGCTGAATTTCAACATTGTTGGCAGTTGAATGGCGAAATTGCTGAAGGCCCCCGCCACCAAGCCCAAGGCCATCCCATAGATCCCCATGCGGGGACCTAGGGCGTAAGCTCCCAAAATGATTCCCAGGTTATATAGGATCGGACCCACCGCCGGGGCCGTAAAATGCTGATAGCTATTCAGCACCCCCATCTCCAGCCCTGCTAGGGCCGTGAAGAGTACAGCGGGAAAGACGATGCGCATCAAGCGGACCAGCAAGGCCAGTTGGGAACCAGAGTAGTCGTAGGCCACCAATGGAGCCAGTTTGGCGGCAAAGATCTCGCCAAAGATGGTAAAGGCCAAAAGAAGGAGCACCGTAACGGTGATGAAGGTGCTGGCCACATGCCAGGCGGTCTCTTCGTCATCCTTAGCCAGGTAGGAAGTGAAGACAGGAATGAAGGCTGCGGACAAAGCGCCTCCCACCAACAGATAGTACATTAGATCGGGAATGGCAAAGGCAGCAAAATAGGCGTCGGTCTCCAGGGTTCGACCGAAGACCTGAGCCACCGCCCGCTCCCGCACCAAACCCAGCACCCGGCTGATGAAAATCCCTATCATCACAATGGTGGCGTTTCGGGCCACCTGGCGATTCGACATACGATCTACTCCCATCTTTACCCTTTCCGTACTATTATCCTCCCGAATCCCTTTTCCTGCAATAGTCCCGGGCTTGTCCACCGCTATTGCCTACCGCAATTTCTTCTCCTTCACCAGCTTGGCGATCACGTTAGCCAAAAGCTCTGCACTCCTCAGGGCTGGTTCAATGGTGTGATTGTAATTTCCTATTTCTAACAACAGCAGCTGCGGGTGTAAGTGTTGGTTAAATCTGCTATCTCTCACCACCATTATACCCCGGCACAGGCCCGGATATAACTGATCCATCTCCCTTTTGAGTTCCGTGGCAAAGGCGTAATTCTCCCGCCAGTTGGGATTGGGAAGATAATCGTCGGTGGTAACCACGATCAAGATCTGCGCGGTGGGCTGGCCATCAATGTTGGTAATGTACTGGGCTCCCTTGGCCCCATCCCGATGGATATCAAAGATCATCTGTAAGGTGGGGTACTCCCGTACCAGCTCGGTGACGGTCTTGGCCGACTCCTGATAAGCCCTGGTAAAGCTGGGGGTATCGTGCAGGACTAAGGAATGGATGGTGGGCACCCCCAGGGACTCTAGGCTTGCCGCCAGGTGCTGACCCACCTGGATGATGCCCGTGTCGGTGCTGTTGGCCAAATGGTAGGAGTCAAACTCCAGGTTCATCCCCGGTCGGTGATATAACTCCGAGGCATGGGTATGATATAGCGCCACCAGGGGCCCCTGAACGGTGACCACCGGTTCCGGCACCCGGGATGGCGGGAGCAATTCTTGCACCTGCGGCACCGGTTCTGGTAACCGCAGGGGACCAAGGGCAGCGAGGGTCTCTTCTTCCTCCATCGCAGCCGGTTCCGGGGTACTCTGCCCATCATTGTCATACTGGGGAGGCACATTGGGTACGTGTCGCAAAGAAGGTAATTCGGACGCTAGAATGTGCAATGGATCGGTCCAATCGGTCTCCAAAACATCCAGTAAAGACGACCAGCCCCGCTCCAGGGAGCTTTGCTCCGCCAAAGACCCCTCCAGTTCACAACAGGCAGGCAGACCCGCCCGCAAAAGTAGGTAGCCCGTCCCGGCCCCCTCGGCCAGCCAGGATTTAAAATATGTAGAAAGATCCCACTGCAGAATACGGAAAGACACTTTGGCCATGGCTCCCACAAAAAAAAGAACACTGGCCAAAGCCAGAACGAACAACTTGTTTTGTGCAGTCCTGGTACGACCGGTACGCTTCTTTCTCATGTTCTTTGCCCCTTCCGCTTTCAATATATGCAGCGGTCCTGGGTTTATGTTCCCCTGGAAAAAAACACCGGAAGGACACCCCTGGCCCCTGGGACATGGCCCTATATCCGCTGGTTTTCATCAATTTCCCCCTTTCTTTCCCCTCTGGCGGAAAAAACCGACCAATAGGGACCACTACGTCCAACTAACGCCTGTTATCATTGAATTGCCCCAGATTAGATTTTTCCGCCATTAACCCCTTGCAACCCGAAAACCAAGCGGGTATAATGAGGGCGAATCAGCATGTTAACCCATTTTGTGCACATTAAGCCAGCTTGCGAGTTTATCAGGAGTTGTTTGTCATACCTTCTCTAATTCCCGGCAAAATTCAATAGAGCTTAGGCAGGATTCAGGGAGGCTTCCTTATGGTAGCGCCAAGGCGAAAATTACCCCTGCAACAGGCGGAGGATTCCAAACCCACTGGTCTGTATACACAATTGCTCAACTCTTCTGAAACCTTGGTCAGTCAGTGTCCCACCGATCTTTCCTTAGAGGGATGGTATACCGAGGGTGCGGTCTTACTCACTGACGAGCGGTTGATCACCGTGAAAAGAGAGGGCGACACACCGGTCATACTGCTGGAACTGCCCCGGGACCAGATCCGGGAGTTACACGTTCGGCACATGTACGGCAACGGCATATTGGAGGCAAGAACCAAAGAGAAAACCATCCCGGTGGCACGGTTTTCCCGCACCCACGCCAAGGACGCGGATGCGCTGGCCTTGAAATTCAAACCTATTGGACAGGAGGTAAGCAGCCCCGAGGAAGCGCGCAAACACCCTTCGGAACAGGAAGAGCTGACTCGTTGTCCCAAGTGTAACCGGGCCTTGCCTCCGGGGTCCGATGTATGTCTGCACTGTATCGACAAGGGACAGACTTTGCGCCGCTTACTTCACTTCGCCAAACCCTATAGATTTCAAGTGGCAATGCTAGTCATCCTGGTCCTCGGCATCACGGCCCTGCAACTGGTACCCCCGATCCTCACCAGAACTCTGATCGACCGGGTCTTCCCCGAGGGGAATCTGAACTTGCTCATGCAGACCATCTTCATTCTGGTGGCCACCTATGTGACCATCAACGTGTTATCTGCCATAAGGATCCGTCTTTCGGGCTGGCTGGGACAGCATATCATTTTCGACCTAAGGACTGCCATCTATGATCATCTGCAGCGGTTGAGCCTCAGCTATTTTGAAAAACGGCCCACCGGCGCAATCATGGCCCGGGTCACCAGCGACACCAACCAACTGCAGCATTTCATCGTCCAGGTGCTGCCTCAGACGGTGGTAAACATCACCACGCTGGTGGGAATCGGCATTGTGCTGTTCACCATGAATCTGCGCTTGGCCTTCTTAGCTTTGCTGCCAGCCCCCATCGTGGCCCTACTGACCCTGGTCTTCACCCGCCGATTGAAAAACGTCTACCGACGTGTATGGCGGCGGTTCAGCGATCTGAACGCCCTTTTGGGGGATACCATCCCGGGAATTCGGGTGGTCAAGGCCTTCACTACCGAGGAGAGCGAATCAGCAAGGTTTGCGGAGCAGAGCGATGAGCTGATGCAACAGCACATCCAGGCTTCCAACTTTGAAAGTTTCTTTTATCCCGGCATCTCCTTGGTGATGACCACCGGCGTAATCCTGGTTTGGCTCATCGGCGGTCGCCAACTGATTTTAAACCCGGCCGCCGCGGTGAGTGCAGGAACGTTAATTGCCTTCATCAACTACATGTGGCAATTCTACGGTCCAGTGCAGGCCTTGTGCAACCTAAGCGGCATGATCCAACAGGCAGTGACTTCTGCCGAGCGGGTATTCGAAGTACTGGACACCCAGCCCGAGTCCCACGCGAAGACCGGCGGAAAGGTCGTGGAGCGGATAACGGGGCATATCGAGTTTCGCCACGTCCATTTCCGTTATGAGTCCGATGAAGAGGTGCTGTCGGATATCAATCTCACCATCGAACCGGGAGAGATGATTGGCCTTGTGGGCTCCAGCGGCGCCGGGAAATCAACCATTGCCAGTCTCATCCCCCGCTTCTACGATGTCAGTGCGGGACAACTGCTCATCGACGGCATCGATGTGCGGGATTATAACCTGCGGAGTCTGCGGGCCCAAATCGGGATCGTCCCCCAGGAACCCTTCCTATTCACCGGGACCATCGCCGAGAACATCGCGTATGGTCTGCCCAATGTCTCTCTGGAGCAGATCATCGTGGCGGCCAAGGCCGCCAATGCCCACAGGTTCATCATGGAGTTTACCGACGCCTACGATACTGTCGTAGGCGAACGGGGTACGGGGCTTTCGGGAGGTCAGAAGCAAAGGATCTCCATCGCCCGGGCCATATTGAAAAACCCGCGGATTTTAATCCTTGACGAAGCCACCTCCGCGGTGGATACTGAAACTGAAAAATTAATCCAAGAAGCCATTGACAATCTGGTGGCCAACCGGACCACCATAGCCATCGCCCATCGCCTTAGCACTTTGAAGAATGCGGACCGGATCGTGGTGGTGGAAAACGGCCGCATCGTGGAGATGGGCACCCATGAAGAGCTATTAGCTCAAAAAGGTATTTTCAGCCGTCTGTGGCAGTTGCAGACGGAGATTTCAAAAATGAAGGCGGTGTAAAAAATGCAAACCAGCTTAGAAGCGAAAGAGGAACAAGTAAGTAGGTTATCGCCCCAGGAGATCAGTCTCACCAAAAACGATCAGGGTGAGATCAAGATGGAGGTCAGGGGCACCGTATTCTCTAATGTGGAGATCTTCCGGCCGTTTCCTTTGAACGACGAACTTACTACCATGGTGGCCTTTCGGGATGCAGGCACAAAGCAGGAAATCGGGATCCTACCCAACTATGAAGAGCTAGATCCTGTCTCACGTCAGATCGTGGCCGAAGAACTGGACACCTTCTACTTCATCCCCAAGATCAAGCGGATTTACCACATCGGTGAGGAGTTTGGTGTCCTCACTTGGCAAGTGGAAACCGATCGGGGCAGTCACACCTTTGAAGTCCGCGGCAGGTATAACCTACGCCGTTACTCAAAGTGGCGGCTCATCATCAAGGACGTAGACGGCAACCGCTACGAGATTCCGAACCTAAATGAATTAGATAAACACAGTCGTTCATTGCTAGAAGCGCATATGTAAAGCCGGAGGAGCCACATTAGCTCCTCCTTCTTTTTTGTTAACCAAAGACCTTCCCTTGCCGGTATTCCTCCCAGACGTTTTCATACCAGAAGTCATCGACAGGAATTGGCCGGACCGGGATCCATTCCACGTGGAACTGTTCTCCGTCGAAGCGGATCCGCTGGATCTGTTGCCTCAGATCCTCCCGCTCGGGCAGGGCTCGCCACTGCTTGAACCCGGGAATGAGTTCCTGGCCTTCGTCGGCTAGAACCAGGTAAGAACCACGGCTTCCTCCACCCCGTCGTAAATAATCCTCAATACCGGTGAGCACCGCCACCTGCAAAAGGACTAACTGTCGGTCCTGGAAGAAGGCCACCAGTTCCTCCTGCCCCCGCAAAGCCACTTCGCCGTCTCTTAAGCGTTGCCATTGTTCCTTGGCCTCTGTCAAGGCCTGTTCCACGTCCTCCCTGCGCCGGATGTGTGCGGCCACCTTGCTCATCCGCGTCTGCATCTCTTCCCGTTCCTGGGCCCGGGGATTACCCTGACCTCGGTCTAAAGCCTTTCGAGCCAATTGCCAATAACCGTCGATCTGCTGGGTCACTAGCCGACAGAAGTCCGCATAGTCTAGGGAACTGTCCCCTTGGCGATGGGCAATATACTGGGCAGCCCGCAGACCACCCACCTGGCCCGAGTTGAGTGCAGAACCGCCGGGTCGGTAGATACCGTGGGTACCGTTGGCCTCCCCGATGGGGAAGAAATGACCCAGCTCTGACTGCCAGAACACATCTCCCTCCAGACCCCCATTTTGATGCTGGGCACAAACCGCGATCTCCAAGGGCTCCTTGGTAAGATCAATTCCGTGCTCCCTATACAGATCCACCGCATGGGGGTTCATCTTCAGCAAGCGGTCGATGGGCTTTCCAAAGAGGGCCTGGGAGTTTTTCAAGTAGTTGTAGGCCTCGGGTTCCAATTGCTCAAAGCTAAAGTCCTCCAGCACCCCTTCACCGGAGGGATTCTCCCGGAAGTCCAGGAAAACCCGCCGGCCCCGCTGCACCACTTCGATATATACCAACAGATCGATGAGGGAAGAACCGTAATTGGCGATCTTCCGGGGATCAAAGGGCCATTGATACCCTTTCAGGAAGATGGCCGTGGCCAGTTTCCCCATGGTGGGGAAGTATTCATTGAGAAACTGGCGCACATCCCCTCCCTCCTGGTCGGTGCTGATATACCGCGGGATCACCTGCTGGTAGGTACCAGATACATTCCAGCGAAACTGAGTGGAGGCCAACCCATATTGCCACTCGGTCACATTCACCAAGGGCGCCCCCGCTTCCACCGCCACACCGCTACTCCCCAGATGACCCACAGGGTAGA
Protein-coding sequences here:
- a CDS encoding ferritin Dps family protein, producing MTKLHRDLQSFQGNFKLDRSGFDPKIPGHTTAHDMILRQPPRTAKDIGAGIGLPKEVRLEMGL
- the murJ gene encoding murein biosynthesis integral membrane protein MurJ — translated: MSNRQVARNATIVMIGIFISRVLGLVRERAVAQVFGRTLETDAYFAAFAIPDLMYYLLVGGALSAAFIPVFTSYLAKDDEETAWHVASTFITVTVLLLLAFTIFGEIFAAKLAPLVAYDYSGSQLALLVRLMRIVFPAVLFTALAGLEMGVLNSYQHFTAPAVGPILYNLGIILGAYALGPRMGIYGMALGLVAGAFSNFAIQLPTMLKFSRAYRPNLDLRHPGIRQIGILMFPAMIGLSVNQLNLMIGQNLASGLVEGSITALRLANRLMQFPLGVFAMGISTAIFPLLTRLAATEARGELKRTYSLGLRTVLIITIPAAVGLFVLGEPIVRLLFETGEFTPQDTQATAFALFFYALSLPALSGIQLTSKMFYALYEPQVPVKIGILSIVVNTGLSLIFLRWTGLEHGGLALASTVATTINFVVYLFLLRQRLGSIDGTRIGSSVLKSIVASLVMGLVVYGTSNWVGNWVSVGTVRGKVLQVCLPMLVGVGVYGLFLLLFRMEELEFLLGALKRRRKQSAQGADQ
- a CDS encoding ABC transporter ATP-binding protein, which translates into the protein MVAPRRKLPLQQAEDSKPTGLYTQLLNSSETLVSQCPTDLSLEGWYTEGAVLLTDERLITVKREGDTPVILLELPRDQIRELHVRHMYGNGILEARTKEKTIPVARFSRTHAKDADALALKFKPIGQEVSSPEEARKHPSEQEELTRCPKCNRALPPGSDVCLHCIDKGQTLRRLLHFAKPYRFQVAMLVILVLGITALQLVPPILTRTLIDRVFPEGNLNLLMQTIFILVATYVTINVLSAIRIRLSGWLGQHIIFDLRTAIYDHLQRLSLSYFEKRPTGAIMARVTSDTNQLQHFIVQVLPQTVVNITTLVGIGIVLFTMNLRLAFLALLPAPIVALLTLVFTRRLKNVYRRVWRRFSDLNALLGDTIPGIRVVKAFTTEESESARFAEQSDELMQQHIQASNFESFFYPGISLVMTTGVILVWLIGGRQLILNPAAAVSAGTLIAFINYMWQFYGPVQALCNLSGMIQQAVTSAERVFEVLDTQPESHAKTGGKVVERITGHIEFRHVHFRYESDEEVLSDINLTIEPGEMIGLVGSSGAGKSTIASLIPRFYDVSAGQLLIDGIDVRDYNLRSLRAQIGIVPQEPFLFTGTIAENIAYGLPNVSLEQIIVAAKAANAHRFIMEFTDAYDTVVGERGTGLSGGQKQRISIARAILKNPRILILDEATSAVDTETEKLIQEAIDNLVANRTTIAIAHRLSTLKNADRIVVVENGRIVEMGTHEELLAQKGIFSRLWQLQTEISKMKAV
- a CDS encoding DUF1854 domain-containing protein is translated as MQTSLEAKEEQVSRLSPQEISLTKNDQGEIKMEVRGTVFSNVEIFRPFPLNDELTTMVAFRDAGTKQEIGILPNYEELDPVSRQIVAEELDTFYFIPKIKRIYHIGEEFGVLTWQVETDRGSHTFEVRGRYNLRRYSKWRLIIKDVDGNRYEIPNLNELDKHSRSLLEAHM
- a CDS encoding FAD-binding protein, yielding MITKRLNLNGVTIPVHLCHTLVVGSGAASLNCALHLYDLGVKDVAIVTERLGGGTSHNSGSDKQTYYKLSLFGDEPDSVYEMARTLFDGGCMHGDIALVEATLSPQEFYHLVQLGVPFPHNRYGGYVGYKTDHDPRMRATSAGPWTSRMMVQSLLRAVRQREIPILDEMEIIALLTAGAPKRVVGALGIDKGKVQGDNYGFTVFCCENVVFGTGGPGGLYKTAVYPVGHLGSSGVAVEAGAPLVNVTEWQYGLASTQFRWNVSGTYQQVIPRYISTDQEGGDVRQFLNEYFPTMGKLATAIFLKGYQWPFDPRKIANYGSSLIDLLVYIEVVQRGRRVFLDFRENPSGEGVLEDFSFEQLEPEAYNYLKNSQALFGKPIDRLLKMNPHAVDLYREHGIDLTKEPLEIAVCAQHQNGGLEGDVFWQSELGHFFPIGEANGTHGIYRPGGSALNSGQVGGLRAAQYIAHRQGDSSLDYADFCRLVTQQIDGYWQLARKALDRGQGNPRAQEREEMQTRMSKVAAHIRRREDVEQALTEAKEQWQRLRDGEVALRGQEELVAFFQDRQLVLLQVAVLTGIEDYLRRGGGSRGSYLVLADEGQELIPGFKQWRALPEREDLRQQIQRIRFDGEQFHVEWIPVRPIPVDDFWYENVWEEYRQGKVFG